A section of the Chryseobacterium scophthalmum genome encodes:
- a CDS encoding YceI family protein → MKRLLLFVMMCASISLVFAQKKGDKVSKVITSEIKWWGHKVVKTKASSHYGSLKLKSGKFNFDKTVLVDGEFVIDMRSLVVADVSGDDQVKLTNELKGTNFFEVKKFPTAKFHLKKIIPLANSEYNSTIVGDITIKNIRKTISFPANAHITQFTVEIESSKFSLNRKDFKIVYQNSLKDYFIKDEMDIQFKLSTQKVDNERPL, encoded by the coding sequence ATGAAAAGATTACTATTGTTTGTTATGATGTGTGCAAGCATATCATTAGTTTTTGCTCAGAAAAAAGGAGATAAGGTTTCGAAAGTGATAACATCCGAGATCAAATGGTGGGGACATAAAGTGGTAAAAACTAAAGCTTCGTCTCACTATGGAAGTCTAAAACTGAAAAGTGGTAAGTTTAATTTCGATAAAACGGTTTTGGTAGACGGTGAGTTTGTAATCGATATGAGAAGTCTTGTTGTTGCAGATGTTTCTGGTGACGATCAGGTGAAATTGACTAACGAATTGAAAGGAACCAATTTCTTCGAAGTTAAAAAATTCCCTACCGCGAAGTTTCATTTAAAGAAAATCATCCCTCTTGCAAACAGCGAGTACAATTCTACGATTGTAGGTGATATTACGATCAAGAATATCAGAAAAACAATTTCTTTCCCTGCAAACGCACACATTACGCAGTTTACTGTGGAAATTGAATCATCAAAATTCTCTTTAAACAGAAAAGATTTCAAAATTGTTTACCAGAATTCTTTGAAAGACTATTTCATCAAAGACGAAATGGATATTCAGTTTAAGCTTTCTACTCAAAAAGTTGATAACGAAAGACCTTTATAA